One Georgenia wutianyii DNA segment encodes these proteins:
- a CDS encoding endonuclease/exonuclease/phosphatase family protein produces MRLATFNILHGRSLVDDAVDLDRYARAVTTLDADVLALQEVDRDQPRSHGADLTAIAAEAMGAVEHRFAATLAGLPTAWSAATGDLQPGTASYGVALLSRWPVSSWSVVPLEARQGPVPIVFPGKEEPTLVHDEPRVALVAVVETPHGPLTAVSTHLTFIPDWTTIQLERVVAALAELPRPAVLMGDLNMAGSRPSVATGWRSLAGALTFPVTHPDRQIDHILAEGPLRAVGRARAIATGISDHRALLVDVEPGWGTDGGG; encoded by the coding sequence CAACATCCTCCACGGCCGCTCGCTCGTCGACGACGCGGTGGACCTCGACCGCTACGCGCGCGCCGTCACCACGCTCGACGCCGACGTCCTCGCCCTCCAGGAGGTCGACCGGGACCAGCCGCGCTCGCACGGCGCCGACCTCACCGCCATCGCCGCGGAGGCGATGGGTGCGGTCGAGCACCGCTTCGCCGCGACCCTCGCCGGTCTGCCGACGGCGTGGTCCGCCGCCACCGGCGACCTCCAGCCGGGCACCGCGAGCTACGGCGTCGCGCTCCTGTCCCGCTGGCCCGTGAGCTCGTGGTCGGTCGTCCCGCTGGAGGCGCGGCAGGGGCCGGTGCCGATCGTCTTCCCCGGCAAGGAGGAACCCACGCTCGTCCATGACGAGCCGCGCGTCGCACTCGTCGCCGTCGTCGAGACGCCGCACGGTCCTCTCACGGCCGTGTCCACCCACCTCACCTTCATCCCCGACTGGACGACGATCCAGCTCGAGCGCGTCGTCGCCGCCCTCGCCGAGCTGCCCCGCCCGGCCGTCCTCATGGGAGACCTCAACATGGCCGGCTCGCGCCCGTCGGTCGCGACCGGCTGGCGCTCCCTCGCCGGCGCGCTCACCTTCCCGGTGACCCACCCGGACCGCCAGATCGACCACATCCTCGCCGAGGGCCCGCTCCGCGCCGTCGGGCGGGCGCGCGCGATCGCCACGGGGATCTCCGACCACCGCGCACTCCTCGTCGACGTCGAACCGGGCTGGGGCACTGACGGGGGCGGCTGA